A region of Lagenorhynchus albirostris chromosome 20, mLagAlb1.1, whole genome shotgun sequence DNA encodes the following proteins:
- the KDM6B gene encoding lysine-specific demethylase 6B isoform X1, with protein sequence MHRAVDPAGARAAREAFALGGLSCAGAWSSCPPHPPPRSAWLPGGRCSASIGQPPLPAPLPPSHGSSSGHPNKPYYAPGTPTPRPLHGKLESLHGCVQALLREPAQPGLWEQLGQLYESEHDSEEAVRCYHSALRYGGSLAELGPRVGRLQQAQLWNFHAASCQHRPKVLPPLEQVWNLLHLEHKRNYGAKRGGPPVKRAAEPPVVQPMPPAALSGPSGEEGLSPGGKRRRGCNSEQTGLPPGLPLPPPPLPPAPPPPGLATSPPFQLTKPGLWSTPHGDAWGPERKGSAPPERQEQRHSLPHPYPYPAPAYPVHPPGHRLVPAAPPGPRPPGAESHGCPPATRPPGSDLRESRVQRSRMDSSVSPAATTACVPYAPSRPPGPPGTTTSSSSSSSNPGLRGVEPSPGIPGADHYQTPALEVSSHQGRLGPSAHSSRKPFLAAPAATPHLSLPPGPSSPPPPPCPRLLRPPPPPAWLKGPACRAAREDGEILDELFFGAEGRPRPPPPPLPHREGFLGPPAPRFSVGTQDSHTPPAPPTTSSSNSGSHSSSPTGPVSFPTPSYLARSMDPRPRPPSPTLSPQDPPLAPLTLALPPAPPSSCHQNTSGSFRHPESPRPRVSFPKTPEGGPGPSPGPLNKAPQPVPPRVGELPARGPRLFDFPPTPLEDQFEEPAEFKILPDGLANIMKMLDESIRKEEEQQRHEAGVVPPPPLKEPFTSLQPPFPTDTAPATTAATAATTPATQEEEKKPPPALPPPPPLAKFPPPPQPPPTARAPPASPANLLKSLASVLEGQKYCYRGTGAAVPTRPGPLPTTQYSPSSSSGATAPPPTSVAPSAQGSPQPSASSSSQFSTSGGPWARERRAGEEPAPGPMTPAPPPPPLPLPPARSESEVLEEISRACETLVERVGRSTADPADPVDTADRADSGTERLQPPAQAKEESGGVAAAARPGSSKRRQKEHRRHRRACKDSVGRRPREGRAKAKAKAPKEKSRRVLGNLDLQSEEIQGREKARPDLGGASKAKPPVAPGPPPAPAPSVQPTPPAPVPGKKAREEAPGPLGVSRADMLKLRSLSEGPPKELKIRLIKVESGDKETFIASEVEERRLRMADLTISHCAADVVRASKNAKVKGKFRESYLSPAQSVKPKINSEEKLPREKLNPPTPSIYLESKRDAFSPVLLQFCTDPRNPITVIRGLAGSLRLNLGLFSTKTLVEASGEHTVEVRTQVQQPSDENWDLTGTRQIWPCESSRSHTTIAKYAQYQASSFQESLQEEKESEDEESEEPDSTTGTPPSSAPDPKNHHIIKFGTNIDLSDAKRWKPQLQELLKLPAFMRVTSTGNMLSHVGHTILGMNTVQLYMKVPGSRTPGHQENNNFCSVNINIGPGDCEWFAVHEHYWETISAFCDRHGVDYLTGSWWPILDDLYASNIPVYRFVQRPGDLVWINAGTVHWVQATGWCNNIAWNVGPLTAYQYQLALERYEWNEVKNVKSIVPMIHVSWNVARTVKISDPDLFKMIKFCLLQSMKHCQVQRESLVRAGKKIAYQGRVKDEPAYYCNECDVEVFNILFVTSENGSRNTYLVHCEACARRRSAGLQGVVVLEQYRTEELAQAYDAFTLVRARRGGDPRGRRGGPGRGWAIAHPELRLLSPAGPGQHVAMRPDAPPACPPAGRRGATSTRLGWT encoded by the exons ATGCATCGGGCAGTGGACCCTGCAGGGGCCCGCGCTGCACGGGAAGCCTTTGCCCTTGGGGGCTTGAGCTGTGCTGGGGCCTGGAGCTCCTGCCCGCCCCATCCCCCTCCTCGGAGCGCATGGCTGCCTGGAGGCAG GTGCTCTGCCAGCATCGGGCAGCCCCCACTCCCTGCTCCCCTACCTCCTTCACACGGCAGTAGCTCTGGCCACCCCAACAAACCGTATTATGCTCCAGG GACACCCACCCCAAGACCCCTCCATGGGAAGCTGGAATCCCTGCATGGCTGTGTGCAGGCATTGCTCCGGGAGCCGGCCCAGCCGGGGCTGTGGGAGCAGCTTGGGCAGCTGTACGAGTCAGAGCACGACAGTGAGGAGGCTGTACGCTGCTACCACAGCGCCCTTCGATACGGAGGAAGCTTGGCTGAGCTGGGGCCCCGCGTCGGCCGACTACAGCAG gcccagCTTTGGAACTTTCATGCCGCCTCCTGCCAGCACCGACCCAAGGTTCTGCCTCCCCTGGAGCAAGTGTGGAACTTGTTGCACCTTGAG CACAAACGGAACTATGGGGCCAAGCGGGGGGGTCCCCCGGTGAAGCGAGCCGCCGAACCCCCGGTGGTGCAGCCTATGCCTCCTGCAGCACTCTCAGGCCCCTCGGGGGAGGAGGGCCTCAGCCCTGGAGGCAAACGTAGGAGAGGCTGCAACTCTGAGCAG ACTGGCCTTCCCCCAGGGCTGCCGCTGCCTCCGCCACCAttacccccagccccacccccacctggcCTAGCCACCAGCCCTCCATTCCAGCTGACCAAGCCAGGGCTGTGGAGTACCCCGCATGGAGATGCATGGGGCCCCGAGCGCAAGGGTTCAGCACCCCCAGAGCGCCAG GAGCAGCGGCACTCGCTGCCTCACCCATATCCATACCCAGCTCCGGCCTACCCTGTGCACCCCCCCGGCCACCGGCTGGTCCCGGCTGCACCCCcaggcccccgccccccaggagCAGAGAGCCATGGCTGCCCGCCTGCCACCCGTCCCCCTGGAAGTGACCTTAGAGAGAGCAGAGTTCAGAGGTCGCGGATGGACTCCAGCGTTTCACCAGCAGCAACCACCGCCTGCGTGCCTTACGCCCCTTCCCGGCCCCCTGGCCCCCCCGgcaccaccaccagcagcagtagcagcagcagcaacccTGGTCTCCGGGGCGTGGAGCCAAGCCCAGGCATT CCCGGTGCTGACCATTACCAAACTCCCGCGCTGGAGGTCTCCTCTCACCAAGGCCGCCTTGGGCCCTCAGCACACAGTAGTCGGAAACCATTCCTGGCGGCTCCCGCTGCCACTCCCCACCTGTCCCTGCCACCCGgcccctcctcacctcctcctcccccttgtcCCCGCCTCTTACGCCCTCCACCCCCCCCTGCCTGGCTGAAGGGCCCAGCCTGCCGAGCAGCCCGTGAGGATGGAGAGATCTTAGACGAGCTCTTCTTTGGGGCTGAGGGacgcccccgccctcccccgccacccctcccccaccgcgAGGGCTTCTTGGGACCTCCGGCCCCCCGCTTTTCTGTGGGCACTCAGGATTCGCACACCCCTCCCGCTCCCCCAAccaccagcagcagcaacagtgGCAGCCACAGCAGCAGCCCTACTGGGCCTGTGTCCTTCCCTACACCTTCCTATTTGGCCAGAAGTATGGACCCCCGTCCCCGCCCCCCCAGCCCAACACTGAGCCCCCAGGACCCACCTCTTGCACCCCTGACTCTTGccctgcctccagcccctccctcctcttgccACCAGAATACCTCAGGAAGCTTCAGGCACCCGGAGAGCCCTCGGCCCAGGGTCTCCTTCCCAAAGACCCCCGAGGGGGGGCCGGGGCCATCCCCAGGCCCCCTGAATAAAGCCCCCCAGCCTGTGCCGCCCAGGGTTGGGGAGCTGCCTGCCCGAGGCCCTCGACTCTTTGACTTCCCCCCTACCCCACTGGAGGACCAGTTTGAGGAGCCAGCTGAATTCAAGATCCTACCTGATGGGCTGGCCAACATCATGAAGATGCTGGATGAATCCATTCGCAAGGAGGAGGAGCAGCAACGACACGAGGCAGGCGTGGTCCCCCCGCCTCCTCTGAAGGAGCCCTTTACATCTCTGCAGCCTCCATTCCCCACTGACACAGCCCCAGCCACCACTGCTGCCACCGCCGCCACCACCCCGGCCacccaggaagaggagaagaagccACCACCAGCCCTGCCACCACCGCCGCCTCTAGCCAAGTTCCCGCCACCACCCCAGCCACCGCCAACTGCGCGAGCCCCACCAGCCAGCCCGGCCAACCTGCTCAAGTCCTTGGCTTCCGTGCTGGAAGGACAAAAGTACTGTTACCGGGGGACTGGAGCAGCTGTTCCCACCCGGCCTGGGCCCTTGCCCACCACTCAGTATTCCCCCAGTTCCTCTTCAGGTGCTACCGCCCCACCGCCCACCTCCGTGGCCCCGAGCGCCCAGGGCTCCCCACAGCCCTCCGCTTCCTCGTCATCTCAGTTCTCTACCTCAGGCGGGCCCTGGGCCCGGGAGCGCAGGGCGGGCGAAGAGCCAGCCCCGGGCCCCATGACCCccgcacccccgcccccacccctgccgcTGCCCCCTGCTCGTTCTGAGTCTGAGGTGCTAGAAGAGATAAGTCGGGCCTGTGAGACCCTTGTGGAGCGGGTGGGCCGGAGCACCGCAGACCCGGCCGACCCAGTGGACACGGCAGATCGAGCGGACAGCGGGACTGAGCGACTGCAGCCCCCAGCTCAGGCCAAGGAGGAGAGCGGTGGGGTGGCGGCCGCAGCACGACCAGGGAGCAGCAAGAGGCGGCAGAAGGAGCACCGGCGGCACCGGCGGGCCTGTAAGGACAGTGTGGGTCGGCGGCCCCGGGAGGGCagggccaaggccaaggccaaggccCCCAAAGAAAAGAGCCGCCGAGTGCTGGGGAACCTGGACCTGCAGAGCGAGGAGATCCAGGGTCGTGAGAAGGCCCGGCCGGATCTGGGCGGGGCCTCCAAGGCCAAGCCGCCCGTAGCTCCGGGCCCTCCGCCAGCTCCTGCACCCTCTGTCCAGCCCACACCCCCGGCCCCTGTCCCTGGGAAGAAGGCTCGGGAGGAAGCTCCGGGGCCACTGGGTGTCAGCCGGGCTGACATGCTGAAGCTGCGCTCACTTAGTGAAGGGCCCCCCAAGGAGCTGAAGATCCGGCTCATCAAAGTAGAAAGTGGTGACAAGGAGACCTTCATCGCCTCGGAGGTGGAAGAGCGGAGGCTGCGGATGGCAGACCTCACCATCAGCCACTGTGCTGCCGACGTCGTGAGGGCCAGCAA GAATGCCAAGGTGAAAGGGAAGTTTCGAGAGTCCTACCTTTCCCCTGCCCAGTCTGTGAAACCGAAGATCAACTCGGAGGAGAAGCTGCCCCGGGAAAAACTGAACCCGCCCACACCCAGCATCTAT CTGGAGAGTAAACGGGATGCCTTCTCGCCGGTGCTGCTGCAGTTCTGTACAGACCCTCGAAATCCCATCACCGTGATCCGGGGCCTGGCAGGCTCCCTGCGGCTCA ACTTGGGCCTCTTCTCCACCAAGACGCTGGTGGAGGCCAGTGGTGAGCACACGGTGGAGGTGCGCACCCAGGTGCAGCAGCCCTCAGATGAGAACTGGGACCTGACAGGCACGCGACAGATCTGGCCCTGCGAGAGCTCCCGTTCCCACACCACCATTGCCAAGTACGCGCAGTACCAGGCCTCATCCTTCCAAGAGTCCCTGCAG gaggagaaggagagtgaGGACGAGGAGTCCGAGGAGCCGGACAGCACCACGGGAACCCCTCCTAG CAGCGCACCGGATCCGAAGAACCATCACATCATCAAGTTTGGCACCAACATCGACCTGTCCGATGCCAAGCG GTGGAAGCCccagctgcaggagctgctgAAGCTGCCCGCCTTCATGCGGGTAACCTCCACGGGCAACATGCTGAGCCACGTGGGCCACACCATCCTGGGCATGAACACAGTGCAGCTGTACATGAAGGTCCCAGGCAGTCGAACGCCAG GCCATCAGGAGAACAACAACTTCTGTTCGGTCAACATCAACATTGGCCCAGGAGACTGCGAGTGGTTCGCGGTGCACGAGCACTACTGGGAGACCATCAGCGCTTTCTGCGACCG GCATGGCGTGGACTACCTGACGGGTTCCTGGTGGCCAATCCTGGATGACCTCTATGCTTCCAACATCCCTGTGTACCGCTTCGTGCAGCGCCCCGGAGACCTTGTGTGGATTAATGCGGGGACCGTGCACTGGGTGCAGGCCACCGGCTGGTGCAACAACATCGCCTGGAACGTGGGGCCCCTCACCg CCTATCAGTACCAGCTGGCCCTGGAACGATACGAGTGGAACGAGGTGAAGAACGTCAAATCCATCGTGCCCATGATTCACGTGTCCTGGAACGTGGCTCGCACGGTCAAAATCAGCGACCCCGACTTGTTCAAGATGATCAA GTTCTGCCTCCTGCAGTCCATGAAGCACTGCCAGGTGCAGCGGGAGAGCCTGGTGCGGGCCGGGAAGAAAATCGCCTACCAGGGCCGGGTCAAGGACGAGCCCGCCTACTACTGCAACGAGTGCGAC GTGGAGGTGTTCAACATCTTGTTCGTGACGAGTGAGAACGGCAGCCGTAACACGTACCTGGTGCACTGCGAGGCTTGTGCGCGGCGCCGCAGCGCAGGCCTGCAGGGCGTGGTGGTGCTGGAGCAGTACCGCACGGAGGAGCTGGCGCAGGCCTACGACGCCTTCACGCTGGTGAGGGCCCGGCGGGGCGGGGACCCGAGGGGGCGCCGGGGCGGGCCGGGCCGGGGGTGGGCGATCGCGCATCCTGAGCTCCGCCTGCTCTCTCCCGCAGGCCCCGGCCAGCACGTCGCGATGAGGCCGGACGCcccgcccgcctgcccgcccGCAGGGCGCCGCGGGGCCACCAGCACACGCCTGGGCTGGACCTAG
- the KDM6B gene encoding lysine-specific demethylase 6B isoform X4 — protein MHRAVDPAGARAAREAFALGGLSCAGAWSSCPPHPPPRSAWLPGGRCSASIGQPPLPAPLPPSHGSSSGHPNKPYYAPGTPTPRPLHGKLESLHGCVQALLREPAQPGLWEQLGQLYESEHDSEEAVRCYHSALRYGGSLAELGPRVGRLQQAQLWNFHAASCQHRPKVLPPLEQVWNLLHLEHKRNYGAKRGGPPVKRAAEPPVVQPMPPAALSGPSGEEGLSPGGKRRRGCNSEQTGLPPGLPLPPPPLPPAPPPPGLATSPPFQLTKPGLWSTPHGDAWGPERKGSAPPERQEQRHSLPHPYPYPAPAYPVHPPGHRLVPAAPPGPRPPGAESHGCPPATRPPGSDLRESRVQRSRMDSSVSPAATTACVPYAPSRPPGPPGTTTSSSSSSSNPGLRGVEPSPGIPPFPTDTAPATTAATAATTPATQEEEKKPPPALPPPPPLAKFPPPPQPPPTARAPPASPANLLKSLASVLEGQKYCYRGTGAAVPTRPGPLPTTQYSPSSSSGATAPPPTSVAPSAQGSPQPSASSSSQFSTSGGPWARERRAGEEPAPGPMTPAPPPPPLPLPPARSESEVLEEISRACETLVERVGRSTADPADPVDTADRADSGTERLQPPAQAKEESGGVAAAARPGSSKRRQKEHRRHRRACKDSVGRRPREGRAKAKAKAPKEKSRRVLGNLDLQSEEIQGREKARPDLGGASKAKPPVAPGPPPAPAPSVQPTPPAPVPGKKAREEAPGPLGVSRADMLKLRSLSEGPPKELKIRLIKVESGDKETFIASEVEERRLRMADLTISHCAADVVRASKNAKVKGKFRESYLSPAQSVKPKINSEEKLPREKLNPPTPSIYLESKRDAFSPVLLQFCTDPRNPITVIRGLAGSLRLNLGLFSTKTLVEASGEHTVEVRTQVQQPSDENWDLTGTRQIWPCESSRSHTTIAKYAQYQASSFQESLQEEKESEDEESEEPDSTTGTPPSSAPDPKNHHIIKFGTNIDLSDAKRWKPQLQELLKLPAFMRVTSTGNMLSHVGHTILGMNTVQLYMKVPGSRTPGHQENNNFCSVNINIGPGDCEWFAVHEHYWETISAFCDRHGVDYLTGSWWPILDDLYASNIPVYRFVQRPGDLVWINAGTVHWVQATGWCNNIAWNVGPLTAYQYQLALERYEWNEVKNVKSIVPMIHVSWNVARTVKISDPDLFKMIKFCLLQSMKHCQVQRESLVRAGKKIAYQGRVKDEPAYYCNECDVEVFNILFVTSENGSRNTYLVHCEACARRRSAGLQGVVVLEQYRTEELAQAYDAFTLVRARRGGDPRGRRGGPGRGWAIAHPELRLLSPAGPGQHVAMRPDAPPACPPAGRRGATSTRLGWT, from the exons ATGCATCGGGCAGTGGACCCTGCAGGGGCCCGCGCTGCACGGGAAGCCTTTGCCCTTGGGGGCTTGAGCTGTGCTGGGGCCTGGAGCTCCTGCCCGCCCCATCCCCCTCCTCGGAGCGCATGGCTGCCTGGAGGCAG GTGCTCTGCCAGCATCGGGCAGCCCCCACTCCCTGCTCCCCTACCTCCTTCACACGGCAGTAGCTCTGGCCACCCCAACAAACCGTATTATGCTCCAGG GACACCCACCCCAAGACCCCTCCATGGGAAGCTGGAATCCCTGCATGGCTGTGTGCAGGCATTGCTCCGGGAGCCGGCCCAGCCGGGGCTGTGGGAGCAGCTTGGGCAGCTGTACGAGTCAGAGCACGACAGTGAGGAGGCTGTACGCTGCTACCACAGCGCCCTTCGATACGGAGGAAGCTTGGCTGAGCTGGGGCCCCGCGTCGGCCGACTACAGCAG gcccagCTTTGGAACTTTCATGCCGCCTCCTGCCAGCACCGACCCAAGGTTCTGCCTCCCCTGGAGCAAGTGTGGAACTTGTTGCACCTTGAG CACAAACGGAACTATGGGGCCAAGCGGGGGGGTCCCCCGGTGAAGCGAGCCGCCGAACCCCCGGTGGTGCAGCCTATGCCTCCTGCAGCACTCTCAGGCCCCTCGGGGGAGGAGGGCCTCAGCCCTGGAGGCAAACGTAGGAGAGGCTGCAACTCTGAGCAG ACTGGCCTTCCCCCAGGGCTGCCGCTGCCTCCGCCACCAttacccccagccccacccccacctggcCTAGCCACCAGCCCTCCATTCCAGCTGACCAAGCCAGGGCTGTGGAGTACCCCGCATGGAGATGCATGGGGCCCCGAGCGCAAGGGTTCAGCACCCCCAGAGCGCCAG GAGCAGCGGCACTCGCTGCCTCACCCATATCCATACCCAGCTCCGGCCTACCCTGTGCACCCCCCCGGCCACCGGCTGGTCCCGGCTGCACCCCcaggcccccgccccccaggagCAGAGAGCCATGGCTGCCCGCCTGCCACCCGTCCCCCTGGAAGTGACCTTAGAGAGAGCAGAGTTCAGAGGTCGCGGATGGACTCCAGCGTTTCACCAGCAGCAACCACCGCCTGCGTGCCTTACGCCCCTTCCCGGCCCCCTGGCCCCCCCGgcaccaccaccagcagcagtagcagcagcagcaacccTGGTCTCCGGGGCGTGGAGCCAAGCCCAGGCATT CCTCCATTCCCCACTGACACAGCCCCAGCCACCACTGCTGCCACCGCCGCCACCACCCCGGCCacccaggaagaggagaagaagccACCACCAGCCCTGCCACCACCGCCGCCTCTAGCCAAGTTCCCGCCACCACCCCAGCCACCGCCAACTGCGCGAGCCCCACCAGCCAGCCCGGCCAACCTGCTCAAGTCCTTGGCTTCCGTGCTGGAAGGACAAAAGTACTGTTACCGGGGGACTGGAGCAGCTGTTCCCACCCGGCCTGGGCCCTTGCCCACCACTCAGTATTCCCCCAGTTCCTCTTCAGGTGCTACCGCCCCACCGCCCACCTCCGTGGCCCCGAGCGCCCAGGGCTCCCCACAGCCCTCCGCTTCCTCGTCATCTCAGTTCTCTACCTCAGGCGGGCCCTGGGCCCGGGAGCGCAGGGCGGGCGAAGAGCCAGCCCCGGGCCCCATGACCCccgcacccccgcccccacccctgccgcTGCCCCCTGCTCGTTCTGAGTCTGAGGTGCTAGAAGAGATAAGTCGGGCCTGTGAGACCCTTGTGGAGCGGGTGGGCCGGAGCACCGCAGACCCGGCCGACCCAGTGGACACGGCAGATCGAGCGGACAGCGGGACTGAGCGACTGCAGCCCCCAGCTCAGGCCAAGGAGGAGAGCGGTGGGGTGGCGGCCGCAGCACGACCAGGGAGCAGCAAGAGGCGGCAGAAGGAGCACCGGCGGCACCGGCGGGCCTGTAAGGACAGTGTGGGTCGGCGGCCCCGGGAGGGCagggccaaggccaaggccaaggccCCCAAAGAAAAGAGCCGCCGAGTGCTGGGGAACCTGGACCTGCAGAGCGAGGAGATCCAGGGTCGTGAGAAGGCCCGGCCGGATCTGGGCGGGGCCTCCAAGGCCAAGCCGCCCGTAGCTCCGGGCCCTCCGCCAGCTCCTGCACCCTCTGTCCAGCCCACACCCCCGGCCCCTGTCCCTGGGAAGAAGGCTCGGGAGGAAGCTCCGGGGCCACTGGGTGTCAGCCGGGCTGACATGCTGAAGCTGCGCTCACTTAGTGAAGGGCCCCCCAAGGAGCTGAAGATCCGGCTCATCAAAGTAGAAAGTGGTGACAAGGAGACCTTCATCGCCTCGGAGGTGGAAGAGCGGAGGCTGCGGATGGCAGACCTCACCATCAGCCACTGTGCTGCCGACGTCGTGAGGGCCAGCAA GAATGCCAAGGTGAAAGGGAAGTTTCGAGAGTCCTACCTTTCCCCTGCCCAGTCTGTGAAACCGAAGATCAACTCGGAGGAGAAGCTGCCCCGGGAAAAACTGAACCCGCCCACACCCAGCATCTAT CTGGAGAGTAAACGGGATGCCTTCTCGCCGGTGCTGCTGCAGTTCTGTACAGACCCTCGAAATCCCATCACCGTGATCCGGGGCCTGGCAGGCTCCCTGCGGCTCA ACTTGGGCCTCTTCTCCACCAAGACGCTGGTGGAGGCCAGTGGTGAGCACACGGTGGAGGTGCGCACCCAGGTGCAGCAGCCCTCAGATGAGAACTGGGACCTGACAGGCACGCGACAGATCTGGCCCTGCGAGAGCTCCCGTTCCCACACCACCATTGCCAAGTACGCGCAGTACCAGGCCTCATCCTTCCAAGAGTCCCTGCAG gaggagaaggagagtgaGGACGAGGAGTCCGAGGAGCCGGACAGCACCACGGGAACCCCTCCTAG CAGCGCACCGGATCCGAAGAACCATCACATCATCAAGTTTGGCACCAACATCGACCTGTCCGATGCCAAGCG GTGGAAGCCccagctgcaggagctgctgAAGCTGCCCGCCTTCATGCGGGTAACCTCCACGGGCAACATGCTGAGCCACGTGGGCCACACCATCCTGGGCATGAACACAGTGCAGCTGTACATGAAGGTCCCAGGCAGTCGAACGCCAG GCCATCAGGAGAACAACAACTTCTGTTCGGTCAACATCAACATTGGCCCAGGAGACTGCGAGTGGTTCGCGGTGCACGAGCACTACTGGGAGACCATCAGCGCTTTCTGCGACCG GCATGGCGTGGACTACCTGACGGGTTCCTGGTGGCCAATCCTGGATGACCTCTATGCTTCCAACATCCCTGTGTACCGCTTCGTGCAGCGCCCCGGAGACCTTGTGTGGATTAATGCGGGGACCGTGCACTGGGTGCAGGCCACCGGCTGGTGCAACAACATCGCCTGGAACGTGGGGCCCCTCACCg CCTATCAGTACCAGCTGGCCCTGGAACGATACGAGTGGAACGAGGTGAAGAACGTCAAATCCATCGTGCCCATGATTCACGTGTCCTGGAACGTGGCTCGCACGGTCAAAATCAGCGACCCCGACTTGTTCAAGATGATCAA GTTCTGCCTCCTGCAGTCCATGAAGCACTGCCAGGTGCAGCGGGAGAGCCTGGTGCGGGCCGGGAAGAAAATCGCCTACCAGGGCCGGGTCAAGGACGAGCCCGCCTACTACTGCAACGAGTGCGAC GTGGAGGTGTTCAACATCTTGTTCGTGACGAGTGAGAACGGCAGCCGTAACACGTACCTGGTGCACTGCGAGGCTTGTGCGCGGCGCCGCAGCGCAGGCCTGCAGGGCGTGGTGGTGCTGGAGCAGTACCGCACGGAGGAGCTGGCGCAGGCCTACGACGCCTTCACGCTGGTGAGGGCCCGGCGGGGCGGGGACCCGAGGGGGCGCCGGGGCGGGCCGGGCCGGGGGTGGGCGATCGCGCATCCTGAGCTCCGCCTGCTCTCTCCCGCAGGCCCCGGCCAGCACGTCGCGATGAGGCCGGACGCcccgcccgcctgcccgcccGCAGGGCGCCGCGGGGCCACCAGCACACGCCTGGGCTGGACCTAG